The Castor canadensis chromosome 13, mCasCan1.hap1v2, whole genome shotgun sequence genome has a window encoding:
- the Glipr2 gene encoding Golgi-associated plant pathogenesis-related protein 1 — MGKSASKQFNNEVLKAHNEYRQQHGVPPLKLCKKLNQEAQQYSEALASTRILKHSPESSRGQCGENLAWASYDQTGKEVADRWYSEIKNYNFQQPGFTSGTGHFTAMVWKNTKKMGVGKASASDGSSFVVARYFPAGNVVNQGFFEENVLPPKK; from the exons ATGGGCAAGTCAG CTTCCAAACAGTTTAATAATGAGGTCCTGAAGGCCCACAATGAGTACCGGCAGCAGCACGGCGTTCCCCCACTGAAGCTCTGCAAGAAGCTCAACCAAGAGGCTCAGCA GTATTCCGAGGCCCTGGCCAGCACGAGGATCCTTAAGCACAGCCCAGAGTCCAGTCGAGGCCAGTGTGGGGAGAACCTGGCATGGGCATCCTACGATCAGACAG GAAAGGAGGTGGCAGATAGATGGTACAGTGAGATCAAGAACTACAACTTCCAGCAGCCTGGCTTCACCTCAGGAACCG GACACTTCACAGCCATGGTGTGGAAGAACACAAAGAAGATGGGAGTGGGGAAGGCATCTGCAAGTGATGGGTCCTCCTTTGTGGTGGCCAGATACTTCCCAGCAGGGAATGTTGTCAACCAGGGCTTCTTTGAAGAAAATGTCCTGCCTCCAAAGAAGTAA
- the Ccin gene encoding calicin, which produces MKLEFTEKNYNSFVLQNLNKQRKRKEYWDMALTVDHHVFFAHRNVLAAVSPLVKSLIFSNDMKTTDELFITIDPNYLSPATVDQLLEYFYSGKVVISEQNVEELLRGAQYFNIPRLRIHCNDFLIKSICRANCLRYLFLAELFELKEVSDLAYSGIRDNFHFWVSPEGSMHFMRCPPVIFGRLLRDENLHVLNEDQALNALISWVYFRKEEREKYFKKFFNYINLNAVSNKMLMFASNKLMGLENSLAQTTLIESVLMDRKQERPCSLLSYQRKGALLDSVVILGGQKAHGKFNDGVFAYIIQENLWLKLSEMPYRAAALSATTAGRYIYISGGTTEQISGLKTAWRYDMDDNSWTKLPDLPIGLVFHTMVTCGGTVYSVGGSIAPRRYVSNIYRYDERKEAWCLAGKMSIPMDGTAVITKGDRNLYIVTGRCLVKGYISRVGVVDCFDTNTGEVVQCITFPIEFNHRPLLSFYQDNILCVHSHRQSVEINLQKIKANKTTTSVPLLPNNCPLDVSHAICSIGDGKVFVCGGVTTASDVQTKDYTINPNAYLLDQKTGEWKTLASPPEALDCPACCLAKLPCKILQRI; this is translated from the coding sequence ATGAAATTGGAATTCACTGAGAAAAACTACAACAGCTTCGTGCTGCAGAACTTGAACAAACAGAGGAAACGCAAAGAGTACTGGGACATGGCCCTCACTGTGGACCATCATGTCTTCTTTGCACATCGCAATGTACTGGCTGCTGTCTCTCCCCTGGTGAAGAGCCTCATCTTTAGCAATGACATGAAGACCACTGACGAGCTCTTCATCACCATTGACCCCAATTACCTGAGTCCAGCCACAGTGGACCAGCTCCTGGAATACTTCTACAGTGGCAAGGTGGTGATCTCTGAGCAGAACGTGGAGGAGCTGCTTCGGGGTGCCCAGTATTTCAACATACCACGCCTTCGAATTCACTGTAACGACTTCCTTATTAAGTCCATCTGCCGTGCCAACTGCTTGCGCTATCTCTTCTTGGCTGAACTGTTTGAGCTCAAAGAGGTATCAGACTTGGCCTACTCTGGCATTCGCGACAACTTCCACTTCTGGGTCAGTCCTGAGGGCTCCATGCACTTCATGCGCTGCCCACCTGTTATCTTCGGCCGTCTGCTCCGTGATGAAAACCTTCATGTGCTGAATGAGGACCAGGCCCTCAATGCACTAATCAGTTGGGTGTACTTCCGGAAGGAAGAGCGGGAAAAGTATTTTAAGAAGTTCTTCAATTACATCAATCTCAATGCTGTCTCCAACAAGATGCTGATGTTTGCCAGCAACAAGCTGATGGGCCTGGAGAACAGCTTAGCCCAGACCACCCTGATTGAGAGTGTCCTGATGGATCGCAAGCAGGAGCGGCCTTGCAGCCTGCTGAGCTACCAGCGGAAAGGGGCCCTGCTTGATTCCGTGGTCATCCTTGGTGGCCAAAAGGCCCATGGCAAGTTCAATGATGGCGTATTTGCCTATATCATCCAGGAGAATCTGTGGTTGAAGCTCTCAGAGATGCCCTATCGAGCAGCAGCTCTTAGTGCCACCACTGCTGGTCGCTACATCTACATCTCTGGTGGCACCACAGAGCAGATTTCAGGGCTGAAGACCGCCTGGCGATATGACATGGATGACAACTCCTGGACCAAGTTGCCTGACCTGCCCATTGGGCTTGTCTTCCATACCATGGTGACCTGTGGGGGGACAGTTTACTCAGTTGGTGGGAGCATTGCTCCAAGGCGATACGTCTCCAACATTTATCGGTATGATGAACGCAAGGAGGCCTGGTGCTTGGCAGGGAAGATGAGCATCCCTATGGATGGCACAGCTGTGATCACCAAGGGTGACCGGAACCTGTACATTGTCACTGGGCGGTGCTTGGTGAAGGGCTATATCTCCCGGGTTGGGGTAGTGGACTGCTTTGACACTAACACTGGTGAAGTGGTCCAGTGTATAACCTTCCCCATTGAGTTCAATCACCGGCCCCTGCTCTCTTTCTATCAGGACAACATCCTCTGCGTGCACAGCCACCGGCAGAGTGTGGAAATCAACCTGCAGAAGATAAAGGCCAACAAGACAACCACCTCAGTGCCTCTCTTGCCCAACAATTGTCCCTTGGATGTGTCCCATGCTATATGCTCCATTGGAGATGGCaaggtgtttgtgtgtgggggtgtcaCCACAGCCAGCGATGTCCAGACAAAGGACTATACCATTAATCCAAATGCCTACTTGCTAGACCAGAAAACAGGCGAGTGGAAGACCCTGGCCTCCCCACCAGAGGCACTGGACTGTCCTGCCTGCTGTCTAGCCAAGCTACCTTgcaagattcttcaaaggatttaA